The following DNA comes from Scyliorhinus canicula chromosome 26, sScyCan1.1, whole genome shotgun sequence.
aAACCAGGTTGTCGGCTTGAAGAGAAGCCATACTCCGAGGCAGAAATGGCCTACGTTGAACAGGGTGAAGaagcccttcataaatccatctcCATCCTTCAAGATGCAAGTGGATGGAAGACAGAGATCGAGACGGTAAGTACTGCTGTCACGTTTCTATTCCGCCAACACCTTGCCTCTCAGGAAGGAGTCGGCCAAAGCAAGCGGCAGAGATGTAGCTCAGCGAAATTAAAGTGCAAAAAGTCACCACCAATCAAGACCCCAGGTTTGCAATGGAAAGAGTAATGTGACGTGATGCCAAAACAGTCGAGCTTCCAACGTCTGGGTTTTCAAAACTAAATTTAACTTGTTCGGTGAGCATAAGACAGAGTATCGACGCGAATGAAGAGGCTATCTTCACTCTATCGCACCCTGATTTGTGTCAGTCCTGTTTGAAAGTAGAATGTGATGTTGACGGGGTGCGATGAAGAGAGCTGGGAGGCCCACGTAAAGCATAAACTCCAGCACAGACCCAGCTCACTGGCCTTATTCCATGCTGTAAATTTAACGTAATTCACTGGTCTTCAATATGTCCACATACTTctggggcattggtgaggccacacctggattgtgtgcagttctggtgtccttatctgaggaaggatgttcttgcttgggagtgagtgcagtgaaggtttacccggctgattcctgggatggcgggacggtcatatgaggagagactaagtcggttaggattatattaattggagttagggcagcacggtggcgcagtgagtagcactgctgcctcacggcgccgaggtcccaggttcgatcccggctctgggtcactgtccgtgtggagtttgcacattctccccgtgtttgcgtgggtttcgcccccacaactcaaaaaggtgcaagctaggtggattggccactctaaattgccccttaattggaaaaatgattgggtacactaaatttattaaaaaaaaaaaaaaatattaattggagtttagaagagtgagtggggatctcatagaaacttagaaaattctaacaggactggagaggatagattcagaaagaatgttcccgatgatgggggagcccagaactaggggtcatatttTGAGGTTAAGGGGGCAAACctttttggactgaggtgaggagcaatttcttcacccagggagtggtgaatctgtggaattcactcccacagaaagtagttgaggccaaaacattgtgtaatttcaggaaggaattagatacagatcTTGGGGCTAAGGgagcaagggatatggggggaaggcaggatcagggtattgaacttgatgatcagccatgatcacaatgaatggcgcagcaggctcgaagggctgaatggcctcctcctacttctattttcgATGTtaatggtgtggggggagggggggtggtcttGTGGTTCAATCGACAGTATTCCCACTTCTAAGTCAGAAGCTCCAGGTTAacatatggtggcacagtggttagcaccgttgcctcatggcaccgagaacccaggttcgatcctggccagatgcggcatggtggcacagtggttagcactgctgcctcatggcgctgaggactcgggtccgtgtggagtttgcacattctccccgtgtctgtgcgggtttagcccacacaacccaaagctgtgcatagtaggtggattggccacgctaaattgccccttaattggggaaaaagaaAACTGGGTAttcttaattcatttttttttttttaagtgccacTCCAGCACGAGTTGGGTTCATGAGTAGTTtcaaacaggttgataatcaGCCTGCTGATACTTCTGACACTTGTTGACTATTCTCCCAGGGGAAAGGGGTGTGTGAAGATACCAAACAAACACTCTGGTATACGGTTGCCTCCTGTAACCCTCTGAACCATCGACGCAGCAAACCCAGATGTCAGGAGCTATAACCGTCAGATGACTGGCGTCCAAAATTGCACAGTCTGTGTGATGTGATTGAGCACAAACGATGTACGTGGGAACAAGCCACCATGGAGCAAACCCTTCCCTCACAATTCCAGTTGGACGGTCAGGGCGTAAATTTCCTTTGGAACCGTGTCATCCAAAAGCTTCTGGAAGCTGAAACAACTGAGGGCTTTCAAGATTAGTGTTGGGTAAGGTCAGGATAGGGAACAAAGGCAGGCAACTAGAGTGGGGGAAGCAAACCATGACCTGAttaaatgggggagcaggctcgaggggctgaacggcccTTTCTTGTTTGTTAACTGAGCCAAGGGGTTAACATGTTGCATTTTTGACAGACCAATGGCGATAAGGTGGTCAGCAAGATGCTTCCCGATATTGGCAAAGTCTTCAAGCTTGAGGTCGTGATGGACAAGCCGTCAGATCTACTCTACAGCGAACTGTATGACAAAATCGAACAAATGGGAGAGTGGAACCCAAACGTTAAAGAAGTGAAGGTAAGAGATACCCCAGAACCAGCTGAGAGATAAATAGACCCTCCCATGGCTCAATAGTCCAGGGGGATACAGTTAACCCCACAACCGCTTGCAAAGTGGAGGCGAGGTACAACCCTGGTGCTCGGATCAATGGATCTGATTCAGGGCTTGAGCATAGGAATCCAGGCCGACACTCCGGTGCAGCGCTGAGGGACTGCTGCCCTGACGGAGCTGCCGTCTCTCAGAGGGGATGTTACATCTGCCGGCTGGCCGGGGTGTAAAATATTGTGTGGGCTCCACTTCGAAGAAAAATTCACATTGTTAAACTCAATAAACATTCGCGCAAAAAAAAGCGTACTATTGTCATTATCGCATTGCCCTTTTGCGTGATCTTGCTGTGCAGGAATTGGCTACTGCGTGTCCtagattacaacagtgactgcacttccaaAGGTGCCCCAGCTGTGGCGAAGGGCTTTGAGGTGTCTGTTGGTTGTGAAATGCATGATGAGTGTGTCAGTTATTTCTGACAATTGCGACTCGCAAATTTGCACGAGTAAAGATCAAGTCACAAGCCCCCAGTGGAACTACAAGTGGACTTTATCTCCAGGTCATGGTTGGACAAACTATGTACTATCCATGGGTTAAAATGAAGCACGGTTGAAATGGGGGGAACTGGAGGAACGCCTGCACACCAGGCACATTTTGGGGAGTGGAGTAACCAGAcccatgtccttcagggaaaatTCCCATCCTTCCCTGGTCGGACCACAAGAGTGGCAATGGTTCAAAAAGCAGGGCCAATAGAGGTGGACAATGAAAGCTAGCCTTACCACCAATGAAGGCACGCAgaattattgtttttttaaaactggcTTTGCCAGTTTTCATTTAACGTTTTGCCCTCCTCTTGTTCCACCTTGCCCATCCCATAATAGGGCAACTGGTTGGCGACACGCTGGGACATGGGACTATTGGGTTTTGAAAACTTCCAGCGAGTGGCTTACCCGAActcagttagcactgttgcttcacagcgccagggtcccgggtttgattcctggcttgggtcactgtctctggggtgtctgcacgttctccccgggtctgcgtgggtttcctccgggggctccggtttcctccaagtcccgaaagacgtgcttaggtgaattggacattctgaattctccctctgtttacccgaacaggcgctggtgtgtggcgactaggggcttttcacagtaacttcattgcagtgttaatgtaagcctgcttgtgacaataatagagattattattaatcaAAGAAAACCCAATTTTATTATCCCTTCAAAGCTGATTGCTGTAACGCTGGGGTCTGGCTGCAGGGTCATGGAGTGAACTCTCCCGTAGTTAGAAGACCTTCAGAAAGAAGAAAAGAGCGAGGTTAAGGAGAGATTTAATAAAGGCGTTCAGAATTCTCTTTGGCTTCCTGGGTGGTGGTCAGGAGGGGAGACACAGGCAGCAAGGTCACAAATTGACATCATTTTGGCACAATAAggggggagcgaggtgggggaagATGAGAATTTATTTAACATATCGTCCCACAATGCTGCAATTTCCCGCCCCCGGTCTTTGAACCGGACTGGAACCCGAGTTTCATTCCACCCTCTCCCGCCCCTCCTTTGTCGTTGACTGAAATTTTCAGATCCTGAAGAAGATCAACAACGAGACGATGATCACCCACGAGATTTCTGCCGACACTGCGGGCAACATCGTCAGCCCCAGGGACTTTGTGAGCGTGCGCTGCTCCAGGAGGAGGGGCTCGACCTGCTTCCTCGCTGGGATGTCTACCCACTCCGACATGATGCCCAAGCAGAACGGTTTCATCAGGTAACACGCCAGCTGGCTGACCCCAGGAGATGGCAACAGGTCGTGGCTAAATTAAACAGACATTAAAAATTGTACATGCAGATAATTTACACGTCTGGATATTGTCGTCCGCTTCTTGTTTCTGCTCCTTGCAGACTGGTCGCTGTTACCAGGTTAGTGCCTGGTTGCCCGTCCAGTTCAGCTCCGAAGATCAGCTCCCACTCCCAACAATGTCTCCGCTTAAAACAAAATCTGTTTTCCAACCCCTCCTGGCATCGCCCCAGACCCACCTCGTGTCTCTCGAATATTCTCCAGCCCAGCAGCTCTGCACTCCCCCAAACACAGTTCTACACATCCATCCCACCTGATTTCCATCTTCTACCCATGTGTTGGCTCTGCCTTCGGCTGCCTTAGACCCTGAGCACTGGAATCCTATCCCGACAGCTCTCCGCCTCTCCTCACTCCACTTGAGACACTGCTCAACGCCCCCCTCAACTTAACATGTACAGCACAGTCAGAGGCCtatcagcccatcgtgcctgtacCGGCCATTAAACGCCTGTCGACTTtcaccccattttccagcacttggtttgTCTCCTTGTAGGCTATGGCCTTGCAAGAGCTCGTCCAAATTTTTCTTCCAATGttctgagggttcccacctctaccaccctctcaggcaatgagttccagattcccaccaccctcttagtgaaaatgtttttcctgatATTCTTCCAATCTCCTCTCCCTTGCCTTgagtctatgccccctggttgttGACCCCTCTACCAAGGGGAAAGTTTTTTGACCATTAACCCTATCTATGCTATATCTACCCTATGGATAAATCATC
Coding sequences within:
- the star gene encoding steroidogenic acute regulatory protein, mitochondrial, producing the protein MIPATFKLCAAISYQHFRTLTGLRHSAVAALGHKLYQVRLQHQAPSSWVNQVRRRSSLISCRLEEKPYSEAEMAYVEQGEEALHKSISILQDASGWKTEIETTNGDKVVSKMLPDIGKVFKLEVVMDKPSDLLYSELYDKIEQMGEWNPNVKEVKILKKINNETMITHEISADTAGNIVSPRDFVSVRCSRRRGSTCFLAGMSTHSDMMPKQNGFIRAENGPTCIVLRPSADDPSKTKFTWLLSIDLKGWLPKSLIDQLLSQSQANFAQHLRRHLDSSAAAPSC